The Kwoniella newhampshirensis strain CBS 13917 chromosome 2, whole genome shotgun sequence DNA segment GCAACGGAACATGCGGCGGTACGTCCGCATGCAACTTGATCACTCTTCCCGAGAGTATGCGCTGATGATTGTTGCATCTTGTAGATGGTCGCATTCGTCGCACCCTGGTGTGGACATTGCAAGAACCTAGGACCAGAGTACACTTCAGCCGCACAGTCACTCTCCCCCCTGATCCCATTCTACGCGGTCGACTGCGACGACGCGAAAAACAAGGCCCTCTGCGCAGAATACCAGATCCAGGGGTTCCCCACGATCAAGGCTTTCCCCAGAGCTGGCAAGGGGGCCGCGAAGGATTATAatggagaaaggaagagaggcgCATTGATAGAATATGCGAAGACGTTGGTACCGGATAgagtgaagaagttgagaGCGGATGGAAAGATCGATTCTGTGCTTCAGGGGTTCTTggatgaggtgagctaTAAGATTCAGACACTTCAAGATATCTGCTTATAGTGGATAGCTGACTGGTTTGTAGAAATCCGATCTACCTCACGTCTTACTCGTTCATCCTTCTGCTCCATCTATACCTTTCTTGTGGAAAGTCCTCGCTCACAGGTTATCGAACAAGGCGAGTTCGCTGGATGAGCTCAACAGTCTGAAAGCGATCTGCTGATATTGGTGCTGTCCCCCCACAGATGCACCTCGGCTACGTCAGAGATACCGCTTCGCATGCTGTCCTCACCTCTGTGGGCATCTTCGATTCCGCTGACACGACACGAGATGGCACAAGGGTCGTAGCATGGACACCGGCTGCCAAGGAAAAGACCAACGTGACGGAATATGAAGGTATCTCAGCTCACAGGATTCGTCACACTGGTCAGAGCTGATAAGTACCTTATCATCACCATACATCCAGGCGCAATGAAGTTCAATGCTCTTCTAGAGTGGCTTCAAGCTCAGTTGGACGGtacatcttcgtcgtctgcCGGTTCCAATTCTGGGAAAGCTCAACAGAAACCTGTCAAAGCTCCTGAACCAATCCCAAACGCTGCTGATGAAACGGCTTCGGATGTCGACGCCAAAGGTAAGAAGGCAAAAGATGCAGCGGCTATCAAagcgaagatggacgaggcagaacgaagagatcgagagcgTAGAGATCGAATAGCTGCAGCTGCGGCACGAGCACATGATcaagcagcagcagaaggaggaggagaggaagcgagTCCAGTGGAAGATGCTCCGGAAGCTGTGCCCGAGGGAAGTGTGGAACCAGACGAGGTCGTGGTGGATCAGGGAGGAGCGGCGGAACCTGTGCCAGAGCAGGTACCGAATATTGGTGTGGAGACCGAGCAGACAGAGATTGCGCATGAGGAGCTGTAGTTGTTGGGGTTGATTACTCGGGTGCATGCATATCTTGCAGGTATGATAGCGGATTGAGGTCTTGTCCAAAGTGACGATGAAATCACACGCGGTGGGGTTCGCCGCTTGACTTGCGACTTGATCGTGAATTTTGGATTTCGAACATGATATAGCGTGGGTTACCGGACATCATTGGTTTCGATATCACTTCTACTAATCACTGGGATTCCGTCCAGGACGATAGCGTTTGCATTTagtgggaggagagagcgacATGTCCATCCTACTCGAACCATCGCGTGCATGTCAGCGCTGTGCCAGATCAGCTTTGCGATTCCAAGGTGCAGCTGGTCCATCCCGACTTCGAcccttctcgtcgaccgGTCAGTGGCTCGATACGTCTTCTACCTCGAATGGCGATCGTGATGAAAGTTTCGACAAGCCCAAGATAAATACTTGGTTCTTGAACCGTTCCTCGactccctcctcttcctctccagcgGAAAAGACATCGGACGCaacccatcttcgtcgacctACATTCACACCTTACGAtccatcctccaccaccaccacttcATCACAACATCTCCTCGCAGCGCCGTTACCTGCCTCCGCCCCACCGTATCTGCAGAAACTACACAACTATCTCACTTCCCCGTCATCCGAATCGACCGAGGTGATCTTACCACACAcgatcctctttctcgatACTAGGTCATATTCTCGAGAATTGCAAGAGAGAGGCGAgggggagatgatcgagtCGGAAGGTGGGACGGGGGGCAATTGGGAatgggtggtggtgggtcAGGTGAAAGGCAGAGGGAGGGGGGTGGTCGCTAGAGCTGATGGGATGATACGACGTTGGGTGGGTGTCTGTTTATTCCTTTGGCCCATAATGCCGGAcacatctctctttctccacGCCATCATTCATGtttccatctccactgTATGATCACAACCCTTCTCGAGCGCCGGGTTCCCTCCAAAGAGGCAGCTCCAAGAGGTCGACATCCGTCTCATTGATTCATGCTCATTGTGACGAATCGTGTGACGATATCCACTCGCGTCCATCCACCCCTGCATCCCCCAATACGTCCATTAGTGAACATAATCGCTAACTGTTCTTGTCCCCTCCCTTCCATAGCTATTACAAAACCCACTCTCCTCCGAGATCCCAAAAATCACAACGTCCAATCCTAAAACACCGCGCATCGACCCGGATTCCGATTGGAGCGTGATCCCGGTGAAAGGGACGAGAGTGTGTATCAACCTGTTGAcggaggaagggagagagagatggaggttAGAGGAGATGTGGAGTGTCAAGTCTGGTCAGGTCAAGGAGTAAAGCGTGGGACTTCCTAGCAGTGGGAAGCCGACCTGGTATTGGACACATGGACGACCTGGTATATCTGGGAAAGCTGGGTTGACGTAGGACAACACAATTCTCGTACGATGTCAGAGCGCTTTGTTACGCCTGCCCATGCACACCATCTACAATTGAAAATGCATACCAATCCTTCCCTCCTTATCCTGTATCAGATTTTTCAATCCTATCCATCATGCTGAATTATATACTTCCACCCCTACTCTACTTCTTACACAACAAGCAATGTCCATATCATCCGTCGCTATCCTACCTGCGTCCACTTACAGACAAGTGTAACCACCGTCGACCACGATCTCTGCACCAGTAGTGTACTTGGACGAGTCAGATGCAAGGTAGATCACTGCACCCTTCAAGTCTGAGGGGTCGGCGAGGCGACCCATGGGGATTCGGTGAAGCCATTGGTCTCGGAGTACAGGGTTGGCATCGAGAATGACCTTGGTCAAGTTAGTGAGTGTGTAACCTGTGACAGGTGATGTTCAGCGGAATGCGACATGTACTGCTAGCTTGTTCACCCACCGGGAGCAAGACAGTTCACTCGGATACCCTTGGTGGCCCACTCCACAGCGAGGGATCGAGCCATGTGTCGAACGGCAGCCTCTGCGCAACAGCGGCCATTAGCTGGGTATTCCAACCGAAACGACATGCTCTGCGGTGGACTTACTAGAGAAGTTGTAAGGAGTCTGAGGCTGGGGGACGTTGACGATCTGCAGCATTGATACATATCAGCCCCATTGAAAAGACTGATTCACAGCGTGATGAAAAGTAAACTCACGCTACCACTCATACTGCCAACGAGAGTGATAGAACCGCCCTCGGGCATAAGCTTGGCGGCTTCGAGAGCGCAATACCAAGTACCTGATGGGGCAATGATGTCAGCACAGCGACACTACTGGACCGGTAGGTATTCACCCATCACGTTGATGTCCAGCaacttcttgatcttgttgGTAGGGTATTCATGTGCGACGAAGTTCTCGACGATACCAGCGGCAGTGACGACAGCGTCGAGTCGCCCAAATCGCTGCTTAACCTCGGCGAAGACTGCCTGGACAGAAGCTTCATCCGAGACGTCACATCCAAGACCAAGagcttcgatctcgccttcttcggCTTCACCGTTCTCGACTGTAATGGAGCAAGTAAGCGAAAGGCACGTTCAGTCGGTAGGGCAAGGTAGGTGAGGGACAGACTAGGGCACGGGGGAAAggggtgagagaggaatgaggggaagatgagatcgcCCCTGAAACGCGTttcgactcaccaaaccATTTGACGAGATCCTGGGCGGCGACCTCTGCGTCCTCTTTCTTGAGGTCGACAAGGACGATCGCGTTGGCCCCACTAAACATACCCCACGGAGCGTTTCAGCATTCCCCACACTCCACACTGCCTTCAGGGCAGCAAGAGATCGAATATCAAAAGCGACACGCAACAAAATGTTTGAAAAACACCGCGAAACGCCGATCGGTCCAGGTCCGGTAagatcccatctctcctaATGCAACCCCGCAATATCCTTGTATGCCATAACAAAAGGGAGCAAACGGAAGGAAGGACCGAGACGTGTTGGGGGGGGGGCAAATGCAAGTGAAAGGACGCAAGTTGCTGCATCGCTGCATCGGGGAgcaaaactcacctctcgaCGAAAGTTCGAGCCATCATGTTACCGAGACCTCGAGCGGCTCCAGTGACGAGACAGACTTTACCGTccatggagaaggaggcgagGGTTCGCTTGGTGTGTCGTCCGAAATCACCTTGGTTCATGTCGTGACCGGGATGTCTGCCAGACCATTTCTAAGAGCGGGAGAAAGCAAGGGACATCAGCCGTGTACGAAGGAAGCCGAAGACGGATGTAATCGCAGGATGCATCGTTGAGGCGGCAGGAGCGACGTGATGGAGGCTCGGCAAGCCAGGGAATGTGGTCAGATACATACCTTGGGGTGCTCGAACGTGATCGTCTCGTCGATAGCAGCCAACTGAGgctcgacctcgacacGATGCTCCTCGTACCCGTCTCCCTTCTTGTTCAGAAGGACAGAAGAAGGCTTGGTGAAGCTGCGAAGGGGCACAAAGGATGCGCGTTGCTTGAGAGGGGTGAAGCTGGCCCGAGAGACGTTGAGGGCGGAACGAATGAACGACATTGTGATGAGGTAGCTTGCGGTGATGGGTGTATACGTTCAACCGATAAGGAGCCCTTAAGATGTGCGTGGTGAGGATGGGATACGTGGAGTTGTAAACGAAAGGCAAGAATTGCATGTTCCCACCCAGTGTG contains these protein-coding regions:
- a CDS encoding protein disulfide-isomerase domain, with protein sequence MRFSPTLALAAAVLPLAAQAGMYGQPVLNLDAKTFRTVMATEHAAMVAFVAPWCGHCKNLGPEYTSAAQSLSPLIPFYAVDCDDAKNKALCAEYQIQGFPTIKAFPRAGKGAAKDYNGERKRGALIEYAKTLVPDRVKKLRADGKIDSVLQGFLDEKSDLPHVLLVHPSAPSIPFLWKVLAHRLSNKMHLGYVRDTASHAVLTSVGIFDSADTTRDGTRVVAWTPAAKEKTNVTEYEGAMKFNALLEWLQAQLDGTSSSSAGSNSGKAQQKPVKAPEPIPNAADETASDVDAKGKKAKDAAAIKAKMDEAERRDRERRDRIAAAAARAHDQAAAEGGGEEASPVEDAPEAVPEGSVEPDEVVVDQGGAAEPVPEQVPNIGVETEQTEIAHEEL